In the genome of Altererythrobacter sp. TH136, one region contains:
- a CDS encoding beta-ketoacyl-ACP synthase III has protein sequence MIRSVIVGSGSALPKRAVPNAEMAQMVDTSDEWIVERTGIRNRYIAGEGETTATLAADACRRALGAAGLEASDIGLIVLATATPDQTFPATATKVQDMLGCRGGIAFDVAAVCSGFLYALATADSMLRTGMAKRALVIGAETFSRILDWEDRTTCVLFGDGAGAFVLEAREVAAEGYGDGPGILFSQLHADGAHNELLYVDGGASTTGTVGKLRMKGREVFRHAVVNLATVLQAVLEQTGFTAEDIDWVVPHQANARILDATARKLGLPAEKVVVTVDQHANTSAASVPLAYDTAVRDGRIKSGDLVMLEAMGGGFTWGASLVRV, from the coding sequence ATGATCCGTTCGGTGATCGTCGGGTCCGGCTCCGCATTGCCGAAGCGCGCGGTGCCGAATGCCGAAATGGCGCAGATGGTCGACACCAGCGACGAATGGATCGTCGAGCGGACCGGCATCCGCAACCGCTACATCGCCGGCGAAGGGGAAACCACCGCGACCCTCGCCGCCGATGCCTGCCGCCGCGCGCTTGGGGCCGCGGGGCTGGAGGCCAGCGACATCGGCCTGATCGTCCTGGCGACCGCGACGCCGGACCAGACCTTTCCGGCCACGGCGACCAAGGTGCAGGACATGCTCGGCTGCCGGGGCGGCATCGCGTTCGATGTGGCCGCGGTGTGCTCCGGCTTTCTGTATGCCCTGGCGACCGCGGATTCGATGCTGCGTACCGGGATGGCCAAGCGTGCCCTGGTGATCGGCGCGGAGACCTTCAGCCGCATCCTCGATTGGGAAGACCGCACCACCTGCGTTCTGTTCGGCGACGGGGCCGGCGCATTCGTGCTGGAGGCGCGCGAGGTCGCTGCCGAGGGATACGGCGACGGGCCCGGCATCCTGTTCAGCCAGCTTCACGCCGACGGCGCGCACAACGAACTCCTGTACGTCGATGGCGGTGCCTCCACCACCGGCACGGTCGGCAAGCTGCGCATGAAAGGCCGCGAAGTGTTCCGCCATGCGGTGGTCAACTTGGCGACCGTGCTGCAGGCGGTGCTGGAGCAGACCGGCTTCACCGCAGAGGACATCGACTGGGTGGTGCCGCACCAAGCCAACGCCCGCATCCTCGATGCCACCGCCCGCAAGCTAGGGCTGCCGGCGGAGAAGGTGGTAGTCACGGTCGATCAGCACGCCAACACCTCGGCCGCTTCAGTGCCGCTGGCTTACGACACGGCCGTG
- the plsX gene encoding phosphate acyltransferase PlsX, producing MTLPRIAVDAMGGDEGVQTMISGAALARRRHEKFKFLLVGDEPRIKAALDAHPQMRGASEILHCEDVVGGDEKPTQALRRAKTTSMGLAVNAVKQGHAGAAVSAGNTGALMAMSKLALRTIKGIDRPALAALLPTLGDNDVIMLDLGANTECDARNLVQFAIMGAAYSRIVTGLEAPRVRLLNIGTEETKGTDQLQEATQRLREATGLAMRFDGFIEADKINRGECDVVVSDGFSGNIALKAIEGAARFVTDLLRNAFTSSVRSKIGFLVSRPATELLRHHLDPNNHNGAVFLGLNGVVVKSHGSATAAGVANAVAVAARLLEDDLTHRISADLAELGESKLSTTGGKSGGRSKRSAADEGQPA from the coding sequence ATGACACTGCCGCGTATCGCCGTCGATGCGATGGGCGGCGATGAAGGCGTGCAGACGATGATCTCGGGCGCTGCCCTTGCGCGGCGCCGGCACGAGAAGTTCAAGTTCCTGCTGGTTGGCGACGAGCCGCGGATCAAGGCCGCGCTCGATGCCCATCCGCAGATGCGCGGCGCATCCGAGATTCTCCATTGCGAGGATGTTGTCGGCGGCGACGAGAAGCCGACGCAGGCGCTTCGCCGCGCCAAGACCACCAGCATGGGCCTCGCCGTGAACGCGGTGAAACAGGGTCACGCGGGCGCCGCGGTCAGCGCCGGCAACACCGGCGCGCTGATGGCGATGAGCAAGCTGGCGCTGCGCACCATCAAGGGCATCGACCGGCCGGCGCTTGCCGCCCTGCTGCCGACCCTGGGTGACAACGACGTCATCATGCTGGATCTCGGCGCCAATACCGAGTGTGATGCGCGCAACCTGGTCCAGTTCGCGATCATGGGGGCCGCCTACTCACGCATCGTGACCGGGCTCGAGGCGCCGCGCGTGCGCCTGCTCAACATCGGGACCGAGGAGACCAAGGGCACCGATCAGCTGCAGGAGGCGACTCAGCGGCTGCGCGAGGCGACCGGCCTCGCGATGCGCTTCGACGGGTTCATCGAGGCGGACAAGATCAACCGCGGCGAATGCGACGTGGTGGTGAGCGACGGCTTCTCCGGCAACATCGCGCTGAAAGCGATCGAGGGCGCGGCGCGGTTCGTGACCGACCTGTTGCGTAACGCCTTCACCAGTTCGGTCCGCTCCAAGATCGGTTTCCTGGTCTCGCGTCCGGCGACCGAACTGCTGCGCCATCACCTCGATCCCAACAATCACAACGGCGCGGTCTTTCTGGGGCTGAACGGCGTGGTGGTGAAAAGCCACGGCAGCGCTACTGCCGCGGGGGTCGCCAATGCCGTCGCGGTCGCGGCGCGGCTGCTCGAGGACGACCTCACGCACCGCATTTCGGCCGACCTCGCGGAGCTGGGCGAAAGCAAGCTGAGCACCACGGGGGGCAAGTCAGGGGGCCGATCGAAGCGTTCCGCCGCCGATGAGGGGCAGCCCGCATGA
- the rpmF gene encoding 50S ribosomal protein L32: MAVPKRKTSPSRRGMRRSHDALKVEAHHECSNCGELKRPHNLCNHCGHYNGREVIAVGL; this comes from the coding sequence ATGGCTGTCCCCAAAAGAAAGACTTCGCCCTCTCGCCGGGGCATGCGCCGCAGCCACGATGCGCTGAAGGTTGAAGCGCACCACGAATGCAGCAACTGCGGGGAGCTGAAGCGCCCGCACAACCTCTGCAATCACTGCGGGCACTACAACGGCCGCGAAGTCATCGCCGTCGGCCTCTGA
- a CDS encoding MAPEG family protein, which produces MILPVTLCAAAAAALINIWLSTRIGQLRMAHKISIGDDAGGPLTARMRAQLNFVENTAFVLVLIAAIELSGEGDPWLAWVAAVYMLGRVAHGLGMDGGALGKGRSVGTIITMLTQLGLAVAAVLIVLRVL; this is translated from the coding sequence ATGATCCTTCCGGTTACACTGTGCGCGGCGGCGGCCGCGGCGCTCATCAATATCTGGCTGTCCACGCGGATCGGCCAGCTGCGCATGGCGCACAAGATCTCGATCGGCGACGACGCGGGCGGCCCGCTGACGGCGCGAATGCGCGCGCAACTGAACTTCGTGGAGAACACCGCCTTCGTGCTCGTGCTGATCGCCGCGATTGAGTTGAGCGGAGAAGGCGACCCGTGGCTCGCGTGGGTGGCGGCGGTCTACATGCTCGGCCGGGTGGCGCATGGCCTGGGGATGGATGGCGGCGCGCTCGGCAAGGGGCGGTCGGTCGGCACGATCATCACGATGCTGACGCAGCTTGGCCTAGCGGTGGCGGCGGTGCTGATCGTGCTGCGGGTGCTATAG
- a CDS encoding MBL fold metallo-hydrolase has product MTDTPATPPMRAAIIPVTPLQQNCSLIWCTRTMRGALVDPGGDLDRLKAAVAKAGVTLEKLLVTHGHLDHCGQAGMLAQELGLQIEGPHEADRFWIDRLGEDGGKYGMQAEVFEPDRWLQEGDTVTVGELTLEVIHCPGHTPGHVVFFHRPSNFAIVGDVLFQGSIGRTDFPMGNHQDLIDAITRKLWPLGNDVTFIPGHGPTSTFGRERQTNAFVSDYALS; this is encoded by the coding sequence ATGACCGACACTCCCGCCACGCCGCCGATGCGCGCCGCGATCATTCCGGTGACGCCGCTGCAGCAGAACTGTTCGCTGATCTGGTGCACCCGGACCATGCGCGGGGCGCTGGTGGATCCGGGCGGCGATCTCGACCGGCTGAAGGCGGCGGTGGCGAAGGCAGGGGTCACGTTGGAAAAGCTGCTCGTCACGCACGGGCACCTCGACCATTGCGGCCAAGCCGGCATGTTGGCGCAGGAACTGGGCCTTCAGATCGAGGGGCCGCACGAGGCCGACCGGTTCTGGATCGACCGGCTGGGCGAGGACGGCGGCAAGTACGGCATGCAGGCCGAAGTTTTCGAACCAGACCGCTGGCTGCAGGAGGGCGACACCGTCACGGTCGGCGAGCTGACGCTGGAGGTGATCCATTGCCCCGGCCACACCCCCGGGCACGTGGTGTTCTTCCATCGCCCGTCGAACTTCGCGATCGTGGGCGACGTGCTGTTCCAGGGCTCGATCGGCCGCACCGACTTCCCGATGGGCAATCACCAGGATCTGATCGACGCGATCACGCGGAAGCTGTGGCCGCTGGGTAACGACGTGACCTTCATCCCCGGCCACGGCCCGACCAGCACCTTCGGCCGGGAGCGACAGACGAATGCTTTTGTGAGCGACTACGCGCTGAGTTGA
- a CDS encoding S24 family peptidase, with protein MVNQTSPRDRLLQLARQRGVSLSGLSEMLGRNASYLQQFIRKGSPRRLEESDRRTLAQFFAVPESELGGADPEGAARRATGQAPRLREEWIEVPRLAIGAAAGAGAMASDEAPFDSFRFSPRWLRDAGLSIDQLSTIRVTGDSMVPLLNDGDEILVDKGQRSLRDGIHVVRLDDVLLVKRLAPAGRGRASLISENHAYPPVEVSLDELEIVGRVVWKGGRL; from the coding sequence ATGGTAAACCAGACTTCGCCGCGCGATCGACTGCTGCAGCTGGCTCGTCAGCGCGGCGTCAGCCTGTCCGGCTTGTCCGAAATGCTCGGCCGCAACGCGAGCTACCTGCAACAGTTCATCCGCAAGGGCAGCCCGCGCCGGCTCGAGGAAAGCGATCGCCGCACGCTGGCGCAGTTCTTCGCCGTGCCCGAAAGCGAACTGGGCGGCGCTGATCCTGAAGGCGCCGCCCGTCGCGCGACGGGGCAAGCTCCCCGCTTGCGCGAGGAGTGGATCGAGGTGCCCCGCCTGGCGATCGGTGCCGCGGCGGGCGCGGGGGCGATGGCAAGCGACGAAGCGCCGTTCGACAGCTTCCGCTTCTCGCCCCGCTGGCTGCGCGATGCGGGCCTGAGCATCGACCAGCTGTCGACGATCCGCGTGACCGGCGATTCCATGGTGCCGCTGCTTAACGACGGTGATGAGATCCTCGTCGACAAGGGGCAGCGAAGCCTGCGGGATGGCATTCATGTGGTGCGGCTGGACGATGTCCTGCTGGTCAAGCGCCTCGCCCCGGCCGGGCGTGGGCGCGCTTCGTTGATCAGCGAGAATCACGCCTATCCGCCGGTCGAGGTATCGCTGGACGAACTCGAGATTGTCGGCCGGGTGGTGTGGAAGGGCGGCCGGTTGTGA
- a CDS encoding aldehyde dehydrogenase family protein — MGLLKDTYPLYLNNKAAQPNTDLAVTDKFTGEVAFRTALATPDVIEQAIAGAVRAAKPMARLASYEKQGVLDHCVARFKERFDELAYALCVEAGKPIKDAEGEVTRLIDTFRIASEEATRIYGEVQPLDISPRARGYMGMWRRVPIGPCSFISPFNFPLNLAAHKIAPAIAMGCPFVMKPASLTPLGAIIMGEVLAECDVLPEGAFSILPAHRDGADLFTTDKRLKLLSFTGSPGVGWDLKARAGKKKVVLELGGNAAVIVDKDADLDHALERIVFGAFYQSGQSCIGVQRILIHDSIYDRFKDMLVARSKTLVAGDPKDRDTFIGPMISEQEATRLKSWIDRAVDAGATLLCGGERMGNMLEATLLEGVPEDCEANREEAFGPLANLQPFSDWDAALAQVNDSKFGLQAGVFTRDIHQVLEAWDTLDVGGIVVNDVPSYRVDNMPYGGVKDSGLGREGIRFAMEDMSEIRNLVIRRV, encoded by the coding sequence ATGGGACTGCTCAAAGATACCTACCCGCTTTACCTCAATAACAAAGCAGCGCAGCCGAACACCGATCTGGCGGTGACGGACAAGTTCACCGGCGAGGTCGCATTCCGCACCGCGCTGGCCACCCCCGACGTGATCGAGCAGGCGATCGCGGGCGCGGTGCGCGCGGCCAAACCGATGGCGCGGCTGGCGAGCTACGAGAAACAGGGCGTGCTCGATCACTGCGTCGCGCGGTTCAAGGAGCGGTTCGACGAGCTCGCCTATGCCCTCTGCGTCGAGGCGGGAAAGCCGATCAAGGATGCCGAGGGTGAGGTCACCCGCCTGATCGACACCTTCCGCATCGCCAGCGAAGAGGCGACCCGCATTTACGGCGAGGTCCAGCCGCTCGACATCAGCCCCCGCGCGCGCGGCTACATGGGCATGTGGCGGCGCGTCCCGATCGGGCCGTGCAGCTTCATCTCTCCGTTCAATTTTCCGCTCAACCTCGCCGCGCACAAGATCGCCCCCGCCATTGCGATGGGCTGTCCGTTCGTGATGAAGCCGGCCAGCCTGACCCCGCTCGGCGCGATCATCATGGGCGAAGTGCTCGCCGAGTGCGACGTGCTGCCTGAAGGCGCGTTCTCCATCCTCCCGGCGCACCGCGACGGGGCGGACTTGTTCACCACGGACAAGCGGCTCAAGCTGCTGTCCTTCACCGGTTCCCCGGGCGTGGGCTGGGACTTGAAAGCCAGGGCCGGCAAGAAGAAGGTCGTCCTTGAACTTGGCGGCAACGCCGCGGTTATCGTCGACAAGGATGCTGACCTCGACCACGCGCTGGAGCGGATCGTGTTCGGCGCGTTCTACCAGTCGGGCCAGAGCTGTATCGGGGTGCAGCGGATCCTGATTCACGACAGCATCTACGACCGGTTCAAGGACATGCTTGTCGCCAGGTCGAAAACCCTTGTCGCGGGCGATCCCAAGGACCGCGACACCTTCATCGGGCCGATGATCTCCGAACAGGAGGCCACCCGCCTCAAGAGCTGGATCGACCGCGCGGTGGATGCCGGCGCGACCCTGCTGTGCGGCGGGGAGCGGATGGGCAACATGCTGGAAGCGACCCTGCTGGAAGGCGTTCCGGAAGATTGCGAGGCCAATCGTGAGGAGGCTTTCGGCCCGCTCGCCAACCTCCAGCCATTCAGCGACTGGGATGCCGCGCTGGCACAGGTGAACGACAGCAAATTCGGCCTTCAGGCAGGCGTGTTCACCCGCGACATCCATCAGGTGCTGGAAGCGTGGGATACGCTCGATGTTGGCGGAATCGTGGTGAACGACGTGCCGAGTTACCGCGTGGACAACATGCCCTATGGCGGGGTCAAGGACTCCGGGCTGGGGCGCGAGGGGATCCGGTTCGCGATGGAGGACATGAGTGAGATCCGCAACCTGGTGATCCGGCGCGTGTGA
- a CDS encoding D-2-hydroxyacid dehydrogenase — protein sequence MTVAVLSGLVRPLIEARLPAEIEPRWYTSVEELLALAPEAEIGWFDLDKKEPMAEAVRRAGKLTWLNSIYAGLDFLPLDLLAERRVTVTNGAGINAITIAEYVVMLMLTHAKGYRDVVRAQDRHEWLMDSPGKLELAGTRALLLGLGAIGGLIMTRLQAFDVEVVPVRRTPAAGALGPHEWHARLGEFDWVILAVPATPETDSMIGAAELAAMKDSAVLVNIARGAVVDQNALVEALQAKRIGGALLDVTTPEPLPSDDPLWNLENAQITMHLSGRAQSKMFVRSAERFVENCRRFVAGDALSPIFDPARGY from the coding sequence ATGACGGTTGCCGTGCTGTCCGGGCTGGTTCGCCCGCTGATCGAAGCGCGCCTGCCGGCCGAGATCGAGCCGCGCTGGTATACCTCGGTCGAAGAGCTGCTCGCCCTGGCGCCCGAGGCGGAGATCGGGTGGTTCGATCTCGACAAGAAGGAGCCGATGGCCGAGGCGGTGCGGCGCGCGGGCAAGCTGACATGGCTGAACTCGATCTACGCCGGGCTCGACTTCCTCCCTCTCGACCTCTTGGCGGAGCGCCGGGTGACGGTGACCAACGGAGCAGGGATCAACGCGATCACGATCGCCGAATATGTCGTCATGCTGATGCTGACTCACGCCAAGGGTTACCGGGACGTGGTCCGGGCGCAGGATCGGCACGAGTGGCTGATGGATTCCCCCGGCAAGCTGGAACTGGCGGGTACCCGTGCGCTGCTGCTGGGCCTCGGCGCCATCGGCGGACTGATCATGACGCGGCTGCAAGCGTTCGATGTGGAGGTCGTCCCGGTGCGCCGAACCCCCGCGGCCGGGGCTCTCGGACCGCACGAGTGGCACGCGCGGCTGGGTGAATTCGACTGGGTGATCCTGGCGGTCCCGGCTACTCCCGAAACCGACAGCATGATCGGCGCGGCGGAACTGGCGGCGATGAAGGACAGCGCGGTGTTGGTGAATATCGCGCGCGGCGCGGTGGTTGACCAGAACGCCCTGGTCGAAGCGCTGCAGGCCAAGCGCATCGGCGGTGCGTTGCTCGACGTGACCACGCCGGAACCGCTGCCGTCGGATGATCCCCTGTGGAACCTGGAGAACGCCCAGATCACCATGCACCTGTCGGGCCGCGCGCAGTCGAAGATGTTTGTGCGGTCGGCCGAACGGTTCGTCGAGAACTGTCGCCGATTCGTGGCCGGCGATGCGCTCTCGCCCATCTTCGATCCCGCGCGCGGTTATTGA
- the cysS gene encoding cysteine--tRNA ligase, producing the protein MTDLKLFNSLTRSLETFQPIHPGEARVYSCGPTVYNYQHVGNMRAYVFADTLGRVLSFKGYDLRHVINITDVGHLTSDADAGDDKMEKAAASQGKSAWDIARHYQSVFEEDLARLNIRKPQHPRATDYVEAMIAWGKAIEDKHCYRLDSGLYFDVTTVPDYGRLARASTDEGESRIDTVEGKRHAADFAIWRTTPAGENRQMEWDSPWGRGAPGWHIECSVMSAELLGHPFDIHTGGIDHREIHHPNEIAQNQAHACGPDTGARIWMHNNFLVDRRKSGDLGKMSKSTGDFLTLQALVDRGYHPLAYRLLCLQAHYRSELEFTWDGLTAALTRLKRMVMAIAKLKADLAASKQPEGSFPLSEQERGAFDEAISSDLNTPEVLTTVEAILSNKKMPAAKRIQSVRLADDLLGLDLLGLTREDLRLNPVDAAIDVAGIERLIAQRQEARAAKDFSTSDAIRDALAAQGVEVMDGDPLGWEWKL; encoded by the coding sequence ATGACCGATCTCAAGCTGTTCAATTCGCTGACCCGCAGCCTGGAGACATTCCAGCCGATCCACCCCGGCGAGGCCCGAGTCTATTCGTGCGGCCCGACGGTCTACAATTACCAGCACGTGGGCAACATGCGCGCTTATGTGTTCGCCGACACGCTGGGGCGGGTGCTGAGCTTCAAGGGCTATGACCTGCGACACGTCATCAACATCACCGACGTGGGTCACCTGACCAGCGACGCCGATGCGGGCGATGACAAGATGGAAAAGGCCGCGGCGAGCCAGGGCAAGTCCGCCTGGGATATCGCGCGGCATTACCAGTCGGTATTCGAGGAGGATCTGGCACGCCTCAACATCCGCAAGCCGCAGCATCCGCGCGCGACCGATTATGTCGAGGCGATGATCGCGTGGGGCAAGGCGATTGAGGACAAGCACTGCTATCGGCTCGACAGCGGGCTCTATTTCGACGTGACCACGGTGCCCGATTACGGACGTCTCGCCCGCGCTTCGACGGATGAGGGCGAAAGCCGCATCGATACCGTCGAAGGCAAGCGCCACGCCGCCGACTTCGCGATCTGGCGCACCACGCCTGCAGGCGAAAACCGGCAGATGGAGTGGGATTCGCCGTGGGGCCGCGGGGCGCCCGGGTGGCATATCGAATGCTCGGTGATGAGCGCCGAACTGCTCGGCCACCCGTTCGATATCCACACCGGCGGGATCGACCACCGCGAGATCCATCACCCCAACGAAATCGCCCAGAACCAGGCGCATGCCTGCGGCCCGGACACCGGGGCACGGATCTGGATGCACAACAACTTCCTGGTCGATCGCCGGAAATCGGGCGACCTGGGCAAGATGAGCAAGTCGACCGGCGATTTCCTGACCCTGCAGGCGCTGGTCGACCGCGGCTACCACCCGCTCGCCTATCGCCTCCTCTGCCTGCAGGCGCATTACCGCAGCGAGCTTGAGTTTACCTGGGATGGGCTCACCGCAGCACTTACGCGGCTGAAGCGGATGGTCATGGCGATCGCCAAGCTGAAGGCCGACCTTGCAGCCAGCAAGCAGCCCGAAGGCAGCTTCCCCCTGAGCGAGCAGGAGCGAGGCGCATTTGACGAGGCGATTTCGAGCGACCTCAACACGCCTGAGGTCCTGACCACGGTCGAGGCGATCCTGTCGAACAAGAAGATGCCGGCCGCCAAGCGCATCCAGTCGGTCCGGTTGGCCGATGACCTGCTCGGGCTGGACCTGCTTGGCCTGACACGCGAGGACTTGCGCCTGAACCCGGTCGATGCAGCGATTGATGTGGCTGGCATCGAAAGGCTGATCGCACAGCGCCAGGAAGCCCGCGCGGCGAAGGATTTTAGCACCTCTGATGCCATCCGCGATGCGCTCGCAGCGCAGGGCGTGGAGGTGATGGATGGCGATCCTTTGGGGTGGGAGTGGAAACTATGA
- a CDS encoding nitroreductase: MDVSEAVESRRSIRAFLDEPVDRALLERVLEKAQRSPSGGNTQPWHGVVLAGEPLSRLITRVAEELPKGRAAHAPEYHVYPPELDGAYETRRRGVGEDMYGALAITREDKAARLEWFARNFQAFGAPVLMLVHTPKYMGPPQWSDIGMWLQTVMLLLREEGLDSCPQEAWAVYSPQIREVVAVPQDHTFFCGVAIGYRDPGAPVNQFSVARAPLDEAVRWEGWD; this comes from the coding sequence ATGGACGTATCGGAAGCGGTCGAAAGCCGGCGGTCCATTCGCGCGTTCCTGGACGAACCCGTCGACCGAGCCCTGCTGGAGCGCGTGCTGGAAAAAGCGCAGCGGTCGCCGTCCGGCGGTAATACGCAGCCGTGGCACGGGGTGGTCCTTGCTGGCGAGCCGCTCTCCCGCCTCATCACCCGCGTTGCCGAGGAACTGCCCAAGGGCCGCGCCGCGCATGCGCCCGAATATCACGTCTATCCGCCCGAGCTGGACGGCGCCTACGAAACGCGCCGGCGCGGGGTTGGCGAGGACATGTACGGCGCGCTGGCGATTACGCGCGAGGACAAGGCTGCGCGGCTGGAGTGGTTCGCGCGAAACTTCCAGGCGTTCGGCGCACCAGTGCTGATGCTGGTGCATACGCCGAAATACATGGGCCCACCGCAGTGGTCGGACATCGGCATGTGGTTGCAGACTGTCATGCTGCTGCTCCGCGAGGAGGGGCTCGACAGCTGCCCGCAAGAGGCTTGGGCGGTGTACTCCCCGCAGATTCGCGAGGTGGTGGCGGTCCCGCAGGATCACACGTTCTTCTGCGGCGTGGCAATCGGCTATCGCGATCCGGGTGCGCCGGTAAACCAGTTTTCCGTCGCCCGCGCTCCGCTGGACGAGGCGGTGCGGTGGGAGGGTTGGGATTGA
- the cobT gene encoding cobaltochelatase subunit CobT, which produces MADETPLDRFKHALTGASRALAHEPEVEVAWSADAPTARGKHFRVPLPGRSVPVDQAREARGFADSFSLKLRHHDEAMHARAMPPEPTARECFDVVERVRYEALGANSFSGIRDNLGAATELRTNSDPISRATRTEDVPVASALGLILREKLTGEAIPRRAAAGVDMVRGWIEEQAGADFEALALSLDDQKAFQGLALDLLRHLDLTLPDDTDQPSDDSDDGEEPEGEDQDEGEDENQGEGTPQSTEMAGEMSEGDDDGVSDTEMTSEQDTAEGEPGDEGEEGMMPVRPNRPWTDIPEGFDYKAWTTRFDEVVEATELCDADELDRLRQYLDSQLTGLQGVVTRLANRLQRRLMAQQNRSWDFDQEEGLLDAARLARVVISPGHSLSYKVEREQEFKDTVVTLLIDNSGSMRGRPISIAAISADILGRTLERVGVKTEVLGFTTRAWKGGQSREAWLADGKPAQPGRLNDLRHIIYKKADEPWRRARRNLGLMMREGLLKENIDGEALLWAHDRLLARPEDRRILMVISDGAPVDDSTLSVNSAGYLEQHLRKVIDWIEKQSPVQLVAIGIGHDVTRYYRRAVTIMDVEQLGGTITEQLAELFEVD; this is translated from the coding sequence ATGGCCGACGAAACCCCTCTCGATCGCTTCAAGCACGCGCTGACCGGCGCCAGCCGCGCGTTGGCGCACGAACCCGAGGTGGAGGTTGCGTGGAGCGCGGATGCACCCACCGCTCGCGGCAAGCATTTCCGCGTGCCGCTCCCGGGCCGCTCCGTGCCGGTCGATCAGGCGCGGGAGGCACGGGGCTTCGCCGACAGCTTCTCGCTCAAACTGCGCCATCATGACGAGGCGATGCACGCCCGAGCCATGCCGCCCGAGCCGACCGCGCGGGAGTGCTTCGATGTGGTGGAGCGCGTCCGCTACGAGGCGTTGGGGGCGAATAGCTTCAGCGGCATCCGCGATAACCTTGGCGCGGCGACCGAACTGCGGACCAACTCCGATCCCATTTCTCGCGCGACACGGACCGAAGACGTGCCCGTCGCCAGCGCGCTGGGACTGATCCTGCGCGAGAAGTTGACCGGCGAAGCAATTCCCCGGCGCGCCGCCGCCGGCGTGGATATGGTCCGCGGATGGATCGAGGAGCAGGCGGGCGCGGATTTCGAGGCTCTGGCGCTGTCGCTCGACGATCAAAAGGCGTTCCAGGGTCTGGCGCTGGACCTCTTGCGTCACCTCGACCTGACGCTGCCCGACGACACCGATCAGCCTTCCGATGATAGCGATGATGGCGAGGAGCCCGAAGGAGAGGACCAGGACGAGGGCGAAGACGAGAACCAGGGCGAGGGCACCCCGCAGTCCACCGAAATGGCCGGCGAAATGTCGGAAGGTGACGACGACGGGGTATCCGACACCGAGATGACCTCGGAGCAGGATACCGCCGAAGGTGAGCCGGGCGACGAAGGCGAGGAGGGGATGATGCCCGTCCGGCCGAACCGTCCGTGGACCGATATTCCCGAAGGCTTCGACTATAAGGCGTGGACGACCCGCTTCGATGAAGTCGTCGAAGCGACCGAACTGTGCGATGCCGACGAACTCGACCGGCTGCGGCAGTACCTCGACAGCCAGCTGACCGGCCTGCAGGGCGTGGTCACGCGGCTCGCCAACCGGCTGCAGCGGCGGCTGATGGCACAACAGAATCGGTCGTGGGACTTCGACCAGGAGGAAGGTCTGCTCGATGCCGCGCGCCTCGCCCGCGTGGTGATTAGCCCCGGCCATTCGCTCAGCTACAAGGTCGAGCGCGAGCAGGAGTTCAAGGACACCGTCGTCACGCTGCTGATCGACAATTCCGGCTCGATGCGGGGGCGGCCGATCTCGATCGCGGCGATCAGCGCCGACATCCTGGGGCGCACGCTGGAGCGCGTGGGTGTGAAGACCGAAGTGCTCGGCTTCACCACCCGCGCGTGGAAGGGCGGGCAGAGCCGCGAGGCGTGGCTGGCCGACGGCAAGCCCGCACAGCCCGGCCGCCTCAACGACCTGCGCCACATCATCTACAAGAAGGCGGACGAACCGTGGCGCCGGGCACGCCGCAATCTGGGCCTGATGATGCGCGAGGGGCTGCTGAAAGAGAACATCGACGGCGAGGCGCTGCTGTGGGCGCATGACCGCCTGCTCGCCCGGCCCGAGGATCGCCGCATCCTGATGGTCATCTCCGATGGCGCGCCGGTCGACGACTCCACGCTGAGCGTGAACAGCGCGGGGTACCTTGAACAGCACCTGCGCAAGGTGATCGACTGGATCGAGAAGCAATCGCCAGTCCAGCTGGTCGCGATCGGCATCGGTCATGACGTGACGCGGTATTACCGGCGGGCGGTGACGATCATGGACGTGGAGCAGCTTGGCGGCACGATCACCGAGCAGCTCGCCGAACTGTTCGAGGTGGATTGA